One genomic segment of Virgibacillus doumboii includes these proteins:
- a CDS encoding DUF1450 domain-containing protein encodes MGVVVVEVCDGNAITTLDIEEIIEREFPEVAVLTNECLAICGLCRVRPYALVNNKRVYANTPEECLDKIREAIKKELAVFQ; translated from the coding sequence ATGGGAGTTGTCGTTGTTGAGGTTTGTGACGGAAATGCAATCACTACTTTGGATATAGAAGAAATTATTGAAAGAGAGTTCCCGGAAGTAGCTGTACTGACAAATGAATGTCTGGCTATTTGCGGGCTTTGCCGGGTCAGACCATACGCACTGGTAAACAATAAACGCGTATATGCCAATACACCTGAAGAATGTTTAGACAAAATACGCGAAGCCATAAAAAAAGAACTAGCTGTTTTTCAATAA
- a CDS encoding MFS transporter, with the protein MWFANFFIAGSITMVLPFISLYIEEFGSFSDSYVQTWSGWIFGITFVTAFIFSPIWGRIGDKYGRKKILILSAAGLGLSVLLMGFATSVWELFLLRLFMGIFTGFIPMSQALISTQTPKNVAGQVLGTLQTGSITGALMGPMLGGVLADMFGYATTFKWTSIMVFLSGLIVLFGVKEILIQQSEDEKEYKSYSTKEVLLHIVQNPVLLIVMLISVLVQVAHFSIQPILSLYVAEIHGPQSIAFFSGIAFSAAGLGNLLMAKRWGRLGDRIGYTKILIFLLFMAGIVYFPGAFVTNIWQLVVLRFLLGISIGGIVPVRIAYIRQEAPLSMQGEVLGYNTSLRFLGNIIGPALGGVLAGFFGFSGVFFVTSGLLILCGIIMLVAWYRHEYEGKRSHGLSSS; encoded by the coding sequence ATGTGGTTTGCGAATTTTTTTATTGCCGGAAGCATCACGATGGTTCTTCCATTTATTTCATTATATATTGAAGAATTCGGAAGCTTCTCGGACTCATATGTACAGACCTGGTCAGGCTGGATCTTCGGAATCACGTTTGTCACAGCGTTTATCTTCTCCCCAATCTGGGGACGAATTGGTGATAAGTATGGACGGAAAAAAATTCTGATATTATCCGCTGCCGGACTCGGATTATCTGTATTACTAATGGGGTTTGCCACTTCCGTGTGGGAGCTTTTTTTATTGCGGTTATTTATGGGAATATTTACAGGCTTCATCCCGATGTCGCAGGCGCTGATTTCAACGCAGACTCCAAAAAACGTCGCCGGCCAGGTGTTGGGAACCTTGCAGACAGGGAGTATTACTGGGGCATTGATGGGCCCAATGCTCGGCGGGGTACTTGCCGATATGTTCGGCTATGCGACAACATTCAAATGGACTTCCATCATGGTCTTCCTTTCCGGTCTGATTGTACTATTTGGTGTCAAGGAAATACTGATACAGCAATCCGAGGATGAAAAAGAATATAAGTCCTACTCAACAAAAGAAGTGCTTTTGCATATAGTCCAGAATCCGGTTTTATTAATCGTTATGCTTATTTCCGTGTTGGTGCAGGTCGCCCATTTCAGTATTCAGCCAATTCTCTCATTATATGTTGCTGAAATTCATGGCCCGCAAAGCATCGCATTCTTTTCCGGGATAGCTTTCTCTGCAGCCGGACTCGGAAACCTGCTGATGGCGAAACGCTGGGGAAGATTGGGTGACCGGATTGGCTATACAAAGATCTTAATCTTTCTATTATTTATGGCCGGAATTGTCTACTTCCCAGGTGCATTTGTAACAAACATCTGGCAGCTCGTTGTTTTGCGGTTCTTACTTGGTATTTCAATTGGCGGAATTGTTCCCGTCCGGATTGCATATATCAGACAGGAAGCACCGTTATCAATGCAGGGGGAAGTGCTTGGCTATAATACTTCGTTGCGCTTTTTAGGAAACATAATCGGGCCCGCATTGGGTGGGGTGCTCGCCGGTTTTTTCGGGTTCTCAGGCGTGTTTTTCGTGACGAGTGGACTGCTGATTTTATGTGGCATTATAATGCTGGTGGCATGGTATAGACATGAGTATGAGGGTAAACGTTCGCACGGGTTGTCTTCGTCGTGA
- a CDS encoding DUF1002 domain-containing protein, producing MKRYLKLAAFLIIIIGLIAGMAAPPVYATSDSINEKLGVPIVVYGDTLTDAQKKEVTELLEVKDPETVKEYTVTGEDIANYINGDPNSRMFSSAKITREEEGKGLTINIVTPDNITEVSSEMYSNALLTAGVENATVDVASPVKVSGHSALTGIYKAYDAEGQQLDKERMQLANDELGVATDLANKEGLNQEKVSELLTEIKKAIAEQNPATKEEVEKIVQEQLNNLGISLSEQDKQMLIDLFNRMRDLNINFDEVKNQLDEITSKVKDLVNDEGFWNKVENFFKDFFNMIGNFLEGLFK from the coding sequence ATGAAACGTTACCTTAAATTGGCAGCATTTTTAATAATCATCATTGGATTGATAGCAGGAATGGCAGCACCACCAGTATATGCAACCAGTGACAGTATCAATGAAAAACTTGGAGTTCCGATTGTGGTTTACGGAGATACCCTAACGGATGCACAAAAGAAAGAAGTTACGGAACTGCTCGAGGTAAAAGACCCGGAAACGGTAAAAGAATACACAGTAACCGGAGAAGATATTGCAAACTATATCAACGGTGACCCAAACTCCAGAATGTTTTCATCAGCAAAAATCACCCGTGAAGAAGAAGGGAAAGGCCTGACCATCAACATTGTGACACCGGATAATATTACCGAAGTATCCAGTGAAATGTACTCGAACGCCTTACTTACAGCCGGTGTGGAAAATGCAACTGTTGATGTGGCGTCACCTGTAAAAGTGAGCGGACATTCAGCATTAACCGGTATTTATAAAGCGTATGATGCGGAAGGTCAGCAGCTTGATAAAGAACGGATGCAGCTGGCAAACGATGAACTTGGTGTTGCAACGGATCTGGCAAATAAAGAAGGATTGAATCAGGAAAAAGTCAGTGAACTGCTGACGGAAATTAAAAAAGCAATTGCCGAACAGAATCCGGCCACAAAGGAAGAAGTGGAAAAAATTGTTCAGGAGCAGCTCAATAATTTGGGGATATCGCTAAGTGAACAGGACAAACAAATGCTGATTGATCTGTTTAACAGAATGCGCGATCTGAACATCAATTTTGATGAAGTGAAAAATCAGCTTGATGAAATTACTTCTAAAGTAAAAGACCTGGTAAATGACGAAGGATTCTGGAATAAAGTCGAGAACTTTTTCAAAGATTTCTTTAACATGATTGGAAACTTCCTTGAGGGATTATTTAAATAG
- a CDS encoding DUF3899 domain-containing protein, producing the protein MRQKNWVILTANIGLILILVNLSESGFSLVQCLNITFYFLLIYMVIYLAMYTIKGGFFDGVTFGFRRFRHVMSKDPDYLDDWKKKPLPSYKVNSSFYRFVRFQSFALLLLLIVLILVYYSK; encoded by the coding sequence ATGCGACAAAAGAATTGGGTTATTCTAACAGCTAATATTGGTTTAATCCTTATATTGGTAAATCTGTCTGAGTCAGGGTTTTCCCTGGTTCAATGCTTAAACATCACATTTTACTTTTTACTGATTTATATGGTTATTTACCTGGCAATGTATACCATCAAGGGGGGTTTTTTTGATGGAGTGACGTTCGGATTTAGAAGGTTCCGGCATGTCATGTCAAAAGATCCGGATTACCTTGACGACTGGAAGAAAAAACCGCTTCCTTCCTATAAAGTAAACAGTTCGTTTTACCGGTTTGTACGTTTCCAGAGTTTTGCTCTACTCTTATTATTAATCGTCCTTATCCTGGTGTATTACAGTAAATAA